In Archangium violaceum, the following are encoded in one genomic region:
- a CDS encoding methyl-accepting chemotaxis protein, producing the protein MGEGEVNVESLVRRRRAVNLISTLLGLGPTVFLLGLMLGLTGEQMWKLLGMHVLVALGLYRLVLAMPLQVRLMRLALEPRPGEPPGPRLARILELPQQLHLLHLGLITVMQVAACFVYCWYFERPMLLALPCAAVQVVLMAFVLVHHLQGVEDTLLPQAVEEFHRAPSVRPAPRPLLWRRLRWFLPYISGLTLACALAVPGGILWSKGRGALGQLELELTLAVMGLFFGGVGILSTWRIARQIDRGARRLQLSLEQAATGDYQPPAWISTDELGRLAIVTTRALLGLNELARRLRESGQQLQLSAEELGRSQEEQREKLEGQVTALENTRAHAQGLLKTSELSVHKAEAVIGLAEKASASRQSGLAAVHQGIASLAVLQDESGQLLARLRSLEESTGQLEDLTGRVQGLLIQSRQLALNASIESAGSGILARDFSNVALQSRLLAERSLAATRQVHVDLQDMRGALREAVRTTQQGAASVARDMRQVREAGEALGMIATSAEESAEAARTIAGVLGEQNEGIARLSQAVSGLLEVAGRVSHQARDSSEVTLEVRELAGKVIASVREQGAAVDAGPVPGGEAERSLLVRGLVRVQLFTLLLWVGPSTWLMWLLLGLEPKYATEAAVTGLIPLLLVCGALLPVRMARRLTNWALESPPGSSPESRLRRMLELPRRQGVSQILVLAAASLVGAWVCCVLYGGETWRALPCALMSLLVAAFASVPEMLRMEDAVRPLAARRFLGNPEVELPGSWPFWRSLDWYLPYLMGLSAICALSTMAVVLGCSRSEAALRLTALAVESKWELAVMGTLLVLQAGRIARRMALQLARGTLELETSLVSIADMAGSADTASLAGREPPLPRWVSTDEIGILSLATAPIFKELGRLTREVVEDNARLEQASEKLGSSRSRQAEGFARQAEAVAEADATMREVKRTSSMAAFQAAAVLERAERSETFRRVGEAAIAEGQRGLVALQQHQREMEGRLDALAKHAGRVSAATALLRQLASECDVLALNASIQAMQAGDAGRVFSVIARELRGLAESSSQTTREAEPLLKGITRETRALAEAVRERGGRLGEGLAQAHRLSEELRQLSALVEEYRGAARQIAAAIHQQNAAIDEVLREMTEVDRAREALTRGLAASPHLRDSVGRRLVPSAPAGYLPLA; encoded by the coding sequence ATGGGAGAGGGAGAGGTCAACGTCGAGTCGCTCGTCCGGCGGCGCCGGGCCGTCAATCTGATCTCCACCCTGCTGGGATTGGGCCCCACGGTATTCCTGCTCGGCCTGATGCTCGGGCTCACCGGCGAGCAGATGTGGAAGCTGCTGGGAATGCATGTCTTGGTGGCGCTCGGGCTCTACCGGCTGGTGCTCGCCATGCCCCTCCAGGTCCGGCTCATGCGGCTGGCGTTGGAGCCGCGGCCGGGAGAACCCCCGGGGCCCCGGCTCGCGCGCATCCTGGAACTGCCCCAGCAGCTGCACCTGCTCCACCTGGGACTCATCACCGTCATGCAGGTGGCGGCCTGCTTCGTGTACTGCTGGTATTTCGAGCGCCCGATGCTGCTGGCCCTTCCGTGCGCCGCCGTGCAGGTGGTGCTGATGGCCTTCGTGCTCGTCCACCATCTGCAAGGGGTGGAGGACACCCTGCTCCCCCAGGCGGTGGAGGAGTTCCACCGCGCTCCCTCGGTGCGGCCCGCGCCCCGTCCCCTGCTGTGGCGCAGGCTGCGCTGGTTCCTGCCCTACATCTCGGGCCTCACGCTCGCCTGTGCCCTGGCGGTGCCCGGCGGCATCCTCTGGAGCAAGGGCCGAGGCGCGCTCGGGCAGCTCGAGCTCGAGCTGACGCTGGCGGTGATGGGCCTCTTCTTCGGGGGAGTCGGCATCCTGTCCACCTGGAGGATCGCCCGGCAGATCGACCGGGGCGCGCGGCGGCTCCAGCTCTCCCTCGAACAGGCGGCGACCGGCGACTACCAGCCCCCGGCGTGGATCTCCACCGACGAGCTGGGACGCCTGGCCATCGTCACCACCCGCGCCCTGCTGGGGCTCAACGAGCTGGCGCGGCGGCTGCGTGAGTCCGGCCAGCAGCTCCAGCTGTCCGCGGAGGAGCTGGGGCGCAGTCAGGAGGAGCAGCGCGAGAAGCTGGAGGGCCAGGTCACCGCGCTCGAGAACACCCGCGCCCATGCCCAGGGGCTGCTGAAGACCTCCGAGCTGTCGGTGCACAAGGCGGAGGCGGTGATCGGCCTGGCCGAGAAGGCCAGCGCCTCCCGTCAGTCCGGACTGGCCGCCGTCCATCAGGGCATCGCCAGCCTCGCCGTGCTCCAGGACGAGTCCGGGCAGCTGCTGGCCCGCCTGCGCTCGCTCGAGGAGTCGACCGGACAGCTCGAGGACCTCACGGGGCGGGTGCAGGGGCTGCTCATCCAGTCCCGCCAGCTCGCGCTCAACGCCTCCATCGAGTCCGCGGGCTCCGGGATCCTGGCCCGGGACTTCTCCAACGTGGCCCTGCAGTCCCGGCTCCTCGCGGAGCGCTCCCTCGCGGCGACCCGGCAGGTGCACGTGGACCTCCAGGACATGCGCGGCGCCCTGCGCGAGGCGGTGCGCACGACGCAGCAGGGCGCCGCCAGCGTCGCCAGGGACATGCGGCAGGTGCGGGAGGCGGGAGAGGCCCTGGGGATGATCGCCACGTCCGCCGAGGAGAGCGCCGAGGCGGCCCGCACCATCGCCGGTGTGCTCGGCGAGCAGAACGAGGGCATCGCCCGGCTCTCCCAGGCCGTCTCCGGCCTCCTGGAGGTGGCGGGCAGGGTCTCCCACCAGGCCCGCGACTCCTCCGAGGTCACCCTGGAGGTGCGGGAGCTGGCCGGGAAGGTCATCGCGTCGGTGCGCGAGCAGGGAGCCGCCGTCGATGCCGGCCCCGTGCCCGGGGGCGAGGCGGAGCGCTCCCTGCTCGTGCGGGGCCTCGTGCGCGTCCAGCTCTTCACCTTGCTGCTCTGGGTGGGGCCGAGCACCTGGCTGATGTGGCTGCTGCTGGGGCTGGAGCCGAAGTACGCCACGGAAGCGGCGGTGACGGGGCTCATCCCGCTCCTGCTGGTGTGTGGCGCGCTGCTGCCCGTGCGCATGGCCCGGCGGTTGACGAACTGGGCCCTGGAGTCTCCCCCTGGCTCGAGCCCCGAGTCGCGGCTGCGGCGCATGTTGGAGCTGCCCCGGCGTCAGGGCGTCTCGCAGATTCTCGTGCTCGCCGCGGCCAGCCTGGTGGGCGCGTGGGTGTGCTGTGTGCTGTACGGAGGCGAAACGTGGCGTGCCCTTCCGTGTGCGCTCATGTCCCTGCTGGTGGCCGCCTTCGCCAGCGTGCCGGAGATGCTGCGCATGGAGGACGCCGTGCGGCCCCTGGCCGCGAGGAGGTTCCTCGGCAACCCGGAGGTGGAGCTCCCCGGGAGCTGGCCCTTCTGGCGCTCGCTGGACTGGTACCTGCCGTACCTGATGGGGCTGTCGGCCATCTGTGCCCTGTCGACGATGGCCGTCGTGCTGGGGTGTTCCCGGAGCGAGGCCGCCCTGCGGTTGACGGCCCTGGCCGTGGAGTCCAAGTGGGAGCTCGCGGTGATGGGCACGTTGCTGGTGCTGCAGGCGGGACGGATCGCCCGGCGGATGGCGTTGCAGCTCGCCCGGGGCACCCTCGAGCTGGAGACCTCGCTGGTGAGCATCGCGGACATGGCGGGCAGCGCCGACACGGCGAGCCTCGCGGGCAGGGAGCCGCCCCTGCCCCGGTGGGTCTCCACCGATGAGATTGGCATCCTGTCACTGGCCACGGCCCCCATCTTCAAGGAGCTGGGGCGGCTGACGCGGGAGGTGGTGGAGGACAACGCGCGGCTCGAGCAGGCCTCCGAGAAGCTGGGCTCCTCGCGTTCGAGACAGGCCGAGGGTTTCGCGCGGCAGGCGGAGGCGGTGGCGGAGGCGGACGCCACCATGAGGGAGGTGAAGAGGACGTCCTCGATGGCGGCGTTCCAGGCGGCCGCGGTGCTGGAGCGGGCCGAGCGCAGCGAGACCTTCCGCCGCGTGGGAGAGGCGGCCATCGCCGAGGGGCAGCGGGGACTGGTGGCCCTGCAGCAGCACCAGCGGGAGATGGAGGGGCGGCTGGACGCGCTGGCGAAGCACGCGGGCCGCGTCAGTGCCGCCACGGCCCTGCTGCGGCAGCTCGCGTCGGAGTGCGACGTGCTGGCGCTCAACGCCTCCATCCAGGCCATGCAGGCCGGGGACGCGGGCCGCGTCTTCTCGGTCATCGCCCGGGAGCTGCGGGGGCTGGCGGAGAGCTCCAGCCAGACCACGCGCGAGGCGGAGCCCCTGCTCAAGGGCATCACCCGCGAGACACGGGCCCTGGCCGAGGCGGTGCGCGAGCGGGGAGGGCGGCTGGGGGAAGGGCTGGCGCAGGCGCACCGGCTCTCCGAGGAGCTGCGCCAGCTGTCCGCGCTGGTGGAGGAGTACCGCGGCGCCGCCCGGCAGATCGCCGCGGCCATCCACCAGCAGAATGCCGCCATCGACGAGGTGCTGCGGGAGATGACCGAGGTGGACCGGGCGAGGGAGGCGCTGACTCGAGGGCTGGCGGCCTCGCCCCACCTGCGCGACAGCGTGGGGCGGAGGCTCGTGCCTTCCGCACCCGCCGGCTACTTGCCCTTGGCGTAG